DNA from Serinibacter salmoneus:
ACCCGCCAGCGCGCCTCGCGCGGTTGGTCGCCCGCCGCGAAGCGCACGGTCACCTCCCAGGGCTGACCGCCCTCGCGCACGGCGTCCCACTGCGGGGTGGAGTCCACCCCACGTGCCGCGAGGCGATCCAGCACGAGGTCCCCGAGCGTGGGGGCACCCAGGTCCCGGCCCAGGGTGAAGGTCTGCGTCTGCTGAGCGATCCAGGACCGTTCCGCCTGCACGGGTCCCTCGAAACGGCGCACCGATTCCGGGCTCAGCCCGCCCGCCTCGGCCACCTCCTCCACGGTCGCTCCGGCGCGGATCCGTGCCTGGATCTCCTTCGGCGTCAGCGAACTGCGCTCGGCCGCACGGTGGGCCTCCAACTGCGGCCGATCTCGGCGCACCGCGAGACGCAGGCCTTCGTCGATGACCACTCGATAGGGCTCACCGGTGTCGTCGCGTAGGACGATGTACTCCCCATCGGGGTGCAGGCTCTCGAACCTGAGTTCACGCATAGCGCCTCCTTGGGGCACCACACTGCCATCCCGCGGCGTGTGCGCGCGGGATTTGCCTCGGAGTGGCCCGCCCGGGATCTGCGGCCGAACTAGGCTCGGGGGGTGAGTACTTCCCATGCCGACGAGCCCACGGACCTCTCCAGCGCCGCGTCCGGGGGTACCCGGTTGCCCCCGGATGTGACCGTCCACGAGCTGCGGACGCTCGCGGTCGACCTGGCCACACGCGCCGGCGCACTCGCGCACGAGATGCGGGCCGAGAGCGTGGAGGTCGCACTGACGAAGTCGACGCTGACCGATGTGGTGACCCGCGCGGATCTGGCCGCCGAGGCACTGATCCGGGACGAACTGGCGCAACGGCGCCCCATGGACGGATTCCTGGGGGAGGAGGGTGGCCTGCGGCCCGGGACGTCCGGACTCACCTGGGTGGTCGACCCGATCGACGGCACGGTGAACTACCTCTACGGGCGCGAGCACTACGCCGTCTCGGTCGCCGCGGTGCTCGGCGACCCCACCGACGTCACGGCGTGGACCCCCGTCGCCGGCTGCGTGCACGGACCAGCCATGGGGGTCACCTACACCGCCGGCCACGGCCTGGGTGCCCACCGCAACGGGGCACCGCTGCGGATGGGGGCGGCGCCGTCGTTGGATCAGGCGCTCGTGGGCACCGGCTTCTCCTACCGGCCCGAGGTGCGGCGTGCGCAAGCCGAGCTCCTGGTGCGCTGGTTGCCCCTCGTGCGCGACATCCGCCGGGCGGGCGCCGCCTCCCTCGACCTGTGCGATGTGGCCCGGGGCGGCAGCGATGCGAACGTCGAACTGGGCCTGCACCCGTGGGACGTCGCCGCAGCCGCCCTCGTGGTCACCGAGGCCGGCGGTGAGGTGTGCTACCTCGACGGTCCGCTCGGGCGGGTGAGCATCGCGGCCGCGCCGGGGCTGATGGGTCCGTTGCGCCAGGCCGTCGCCGACTGACCTGGCGAAACGGACCCGCCCGTCGGGAACATTTTGGGCCTTGCCGACGTTTCGAGCCTGTGCCCAGGTGTACACCGCCGTGGACGTGAGTGAGAACACGTGACCGGATGTGTGCGCGGCGCCGGGGAATAGGGCACAATCCTCGCGCCGGATGTCGGTCGGGGGCGGTTCAGCCGCCGGCCGGAATGACTGCCCGGTGGCCCCCTGCCACCATGACGATGACGGAGTGTGACGCCACCATGGCGACCGACTACGACGCCCCCCGCAAGACCGATGAGGACATGAGCGAGGACTCGCTCGAGGAGTTGAAGGCGCGTCGCGCCGAGAAGGGGTCGGGGACCGTCGACGAGGACGAGACGGAGGCCGCCGAGGGGTTCGAACTCCCCGGCGCCGATCTCTCGGGCGAGGAACTCAGCGTGCGCGTGCTCCCGCGCCAGGCGGACGAGTTCACCTGTACGCGCTGCTTCCTGGTCCACCACCGCAGCCAGCTCGCCTCCCACGACGACCTCGGTCCCGTCTGCACGGAGTGCGCGGGCTGAGACCGGCCGGTGTGGCGCGGGCTCGTCGCGCCACACCGCGGGCGTGACTCACGCGCGCGATTCACGCGATTCACGCGATTCACCCGGGTGGACGGCTCAGCTGGGCGGACGGATGGCGCGCACCGCCTGCGCGAGTTGCTCCGGGCGCCGGGTCGAGACCACCCAGTACGGCGTGGGGTCCTCCGAGTCGACCACGGTGATCTTCACGGCAGTCGAGATCCAGCCCCGGTGCGCCAGGTAGGCGCGGGCATCGGCCTGAGGCCCCAGCACCAGGCGCGTGCCCTCCGCGTCCAGGGCCGTGACCTCCCCGATGGACCAGGCGTCCAGGAACGCCGGACCGACCCGCAGGCCCGGGTCCCCACCGTCGGTGACCACCACGCGTTCGGCGCTGCGCGTCAACAGCAGCACGCACGTCACGGTGACGATGAGCCCCACGGCCAGTGCCGCTCCGGGTGCCAGGGGCCAGACGATCAGCGCCATCGTGATGCCCGCGCCGGGGGCCAGGAGCCACGCAGCCGCCGACGGCCACTGCCGTTCGGCATGTGCCTCGCTCGTGATCACCTCGCGCACCATGCATCAAGGGTGCCACGTCCGCGTGATCGCCTCGGGACCTGGCCGGCAGTACAGTGGATCGTCGTGACCAACCCCGTGCCCGAGGTGCCCGAGGCCGCCGACCTCGACGTGCCCGTCCGACGTATCGACGACGACCTGCCACTGCCCTCCTACGCGCGTGCGGGTGACGCGGGCGCGGACCTGTACGCCGCGCACGACGTCGACCTGGCGCCGGGTGAACGGGCGCTGATCGGGACCGGCATCGCTGTGGCGGTCCCACCCGGGTTCGTGGCCCTGGTCCACCCGCGATCCGGCCTGGCCGCGCGGCACGGGCTGACCGTGCTGAACGCGCCCGGCACGATCGATGCGGGGTACCGCGGTGAGGTGCGCGTACTCCTGGTCAACACCGACCGCGAGGCCACGGCCACGATCCGCCGCGGTGACCGGATCGCGCAACTGGTGGTGCAGTCGGTGGTGCACGCACGGTTCGTGCCGGTGGCAGAGTTGAACGAGACACAGCGCGGCGACGGCGGCTTCGGATCCACGGGCGGCCATGGCGCCGCAGGGAAGGGTGAGTAATGGCACTGTTCGGTCGGAACCGCTCGCGAGCGGAGCAGGCCCCGGAGCCGTCCGCGGCTGAGCTCGAGGCCGTGGCCCAGGCGCGTGCCGCCCGGGAGGCCCGTGAGGGTACCGGCGGAGAGTCGGGGGAGGCTCCGCAGGGGCAGGAGGACGCGGGCGCGGTGGCGTCGCAGGAGCGATCGGCGGGCCCCTGGGACGTCTCCGAGGCGCCGGACCGCCCCGGCTTGGTGGACCTCGGCGCGCTGCGGATCCCCGGGCGCGCGGGAATGGCGCTGCGCATGGAACTCGACCGCCGCACCCGGCGCGTGGTCGCCGCGAATGTGACGATCGGCCAGTCGAACCTGCAGTTGCAGGCATTCTCCGCGCCGCGCACGGCCGGGATCTGGGACGACATCCGCACGCAGCTCGCGGCCTCGATCGGCAAGCAGGGCGGGAGCGTGAAGCAGGGGAACGGACGATTCGGTCCCGAGCTGCTCGTTCTGCTCCCGGTGAAGGACGCGGAGGGCAAGCCCGCCCGTCGTCCGGCGCGCTTCCTCGGGGTGGACGGCGACCGCTGGTTCCTGCGCGGCGTGCTGACCGGTGCGGCCTTGGTGGACAAGGCCGCGATGCTGCAGATGGAGGAGTACTTCAGCGAGGTGGTGGTGGCGCGGGGCGACGAGCCGCGGCCACCGGCCGAACTGTTGACGCTCACGATGCCGACCAAGTCGGGTGCCGCCGGCGACGCGGCGGCAGTGCCGTCGGCTCAACCGACCGACCCGACGCCGCCGACGGTCGCCGAACCGGGCGCGGACGCCTAGCCATGGGTGCGCCGCCGGGTGCCACCGAACGCACGAGAGGATTCCTCGCCTCTCACGAGGAGTTGCGCGCTGCGGACCTGCGCCGCTGGGTGGCGGGTCTGGGCGTGAGGACCATTGCGGCGATCCAGCCCCGTGAGCGCGTGGAGGTGGCCGGCACGGTGCGCAGCGTCACCTACGCCCCGAGCGGTTCGATCGAGCCACTGCGGGCGGAGTTGTACGACGGGACCGGCAGCGTGGAGTTGCGCTGGACCGGCCGGCACGAGGTGCACGGCATCTGCCCGGGGCGCCGCCTGATTGCCTCCGGGATGGTGGCCGCTCCGGAGCCCACCGCCTCGCGCTGCGTGCTGAACAACCCGCGCTACACCCTGCTGCCCGGGGAGCACGAGCAGACCGGGGAGATCAGACGGTGACGGGTTCACAGGCTCGGCCCGGCGGGCTGGGCGCGTTGGCCGGCGGGTCCTCGCCCCTCGCGGCGCTCGGCGGCGTACGGGGCATGGCGGAGTCCATCGCGCCCGGATTCGTGTTCATCGTGGTCTACCTGACCACCAGTGAGGTGGTCCCCGCGGTGATCGCGTCGGTGGCCGTGGCGCTCGTGGCAGTGCTGGCCCGCCTGGCGCGCCGCAGCCCGCTGACCTACGCCCTGGGCGGGCTCCTGGGTGTGGCGGTCGGTGCGATCTGGGCATGGCGCTCGGGGGAGGCGTCGAACTACTACGTCTGGGGCCTGATCACCAACGCCGGTTTCCTCCTCGGTGTGCTGGTCTCGATCGCGGTCCGGTGGCCGGTGGTGGGCATCGTCGTGGCCGCGCTCGGGCTCTCGCGCCCGCACCAGGCCGATGCCGAACCACCGGTGCTGGAGACCACCTGGCGGCGCGATCCCGCGCGGATGCGGCGCTACACGTTGGCCTCCTGGCTGTGGGCGGCCGCCTTCGCGTTGCGCCTGGCGGTGCAGGTGCCGCTCTACCTGGGCGACTGGGTGGGATGGCTCGGCACGGCGCGCCTGGTGATGGGGCTGCCGATGTGGGCGCTGGTGCTGTGGTTCACGTGGCTGCTGGTCAGGAGTCCAGCAGGGCCTGCAACTGCTGCGCCGGGGAGTCCTCGTCCTGGTCCGGATCCAACCGATCGGCGATGACGAAGATCAACTGATCGTGCCCCTCCACGGCATCGTCCGCAGTCGGGGAGATCGGCACCGTGCCGCGGATGATGGTGGCCAGCACCACGTCCCGGGGCCAGGGGATCTCGCCGACCCGGCGCCCGACCAGGCCGGAGGAGGGCCCGAGGGTCACCTCGTACACGCCGGCGCCGGAGGCCTGGAGCTGGAACAACTTCACCAGGTCGCCCACGCTGACGGCCTCCTCGACGAGCGCGGTCATGATGCGCGGCGTGGAGACCGGCACGTCCACCCCCCACGTCGCGTCGAACATCCACTCGTTCTTCGGGTTGTTCACGCGCGCCACCGTGCGGGGCACCGCGTACTCGTTGCGTGCGATCAGGGAGAGCACGAGGTTGACCTTGTCGTCGCCCGTCGCCGCCACGACCACGTCGCAGGTCTCCAGGTGGGCCTCCTCCAGGGTGGACATCTCGCAGGCGTCACCCAGGAGCCACTCGGCCGTGACCACACTCGCCACGCGCATCGCCGCGGGGTTGCGGTCGATCAACGTCACCTCGTGCTTGTGTGCCAGGAGTTCCCGGGCGATCGAACGCCCCACACTGCCCGCTCCGGCGATCACGACACGCATCAGGGGTTCCCTCCGGGTGGGGTGGCCAGGACCCGCTGCACGGCGTTGGCCTGCGCGGGCGGGCACACCATGTGGGCCACGTCGTTCTCCTGCAACACGGTGTGGGGGCTCACGCCCTCACCGACACCCCACCGTGTCAGGTAGGCCACCCGCGCACCGCACGCCGACTCCAACTCCTCGATGGGGCGCCCGATCCATGCGGTGTGCAGCTCCATCTCCACCAGGGCGATCTGCCCCGAGGAGTCGGTGAACTCGGTCAGTTCCCGCGCGGGCATCAGGCGCCGCAGCATCTGGTCGGCGGTCCAGCGCACGGTGGCGACGGTGGGGATGCCCAACCGTGAGTACAGCTCGGCCCGTCCCGCGTCGTAGATCCGCGCGACCACGTTCTCGACGTTGAACCGTTCCCGCACCACGCGGGCGGCGAGGATGTTGGAGTTGTCGCCGCTGGAGACCGCGGCGAAGGCGTAGGCCTCCTCGATACCGGCCTGGGTCAGGGCGTCGCGGTCGAAGCCCATGCCGGTGACCCGGCGGCCGGAGAAGTCCGGGCTCAGGCGCCGGAAGGCATCCGCGTTGGAGTCGATGATCGCCACGGAATGGCCCTGGGACTCCAGGGTCTCCGCGAGCGTGGTGCCGACCCGGCCGGCTCCCATGATGACGACATGCACGCCCATGACGGTACACGCGCCTAGCATGGGTGACCGTGCCGGCAATTCTGGACGGGGTGAAGCGACTCCTCGTGGGCCGCCCGATGGCGAGCAACCGCCTCGGGAGCACACTGCTGCCCAAACGCATCGCGCTGCCCGTGTTCGCCTCGGATGCGCTGAGCTCCGTGGCCTACGCCCCGGACGAGATCCTGCTGACCCTCTCGATCGCCGGGCTCACCTCCTATGCGCTGTCCCCGTGGGTGGGTCTGGCGGTGGCCGTGGTGATGCTCACGGTGGTGGCCTCCTACCGTCAGACCGTGCGCGCCTACCCCTCCGGGGGCGGCGACTACGAGGTGGTCACCGCCAACCTCGGGCGCACGGCCGGGGTCGGCGTCGCGAGCGCCCTGCTGGTGGACTACACCCTGACGGTGGCCGTCTCGATCTCCACGGCCTCGCAGTACCTGGCCACCATCATCCCCGCCCTGTACGGGTACGAGGCGCCGGTGGCGATCGGCCTGATCGTGCTGCTCACCATGATGAATCTGCGCGGGGTGCGCGAATCGGGCATCACCTTCGCGATCCCGGTCTACCTCTTCATGGCCGCGCTCGGGATCCTCGCGATGGTGGGATCCTTCCAGTACCTCACGGGTGGGCTGCGTCCCGCCGAGAGCGCCGCGTTCGAGCTCGTGGCGGAGCCGGGCTTCGAGCAGGGCCTGGTGGGGATCGGCGGCGCCATGCTGGTGGCACGCGCCTTCTCCTCCGGCTGTGCCGCGCTGACCGGTGTGGAGGCCCTCAACAACGGGGTGCCCGCCTTCCAGGAACCCAAGGGTCGCAATGCCGCGACCACGCTGCTGCTGCTCGGCGCGATCTCGGTCAGCATGATCTTCGCGATCCTCTTCCTCGCGCAGGCGACCGGTGTGCACTACGCGGAGGACCCGCACGCCCAGATGAGTTTCCAGGGCCAGGCACTGCCCGCGGACTACCGCCAGGACCCGGTCATCGGGCAGATCGCGGCGACGGTGTTCCAGGACGTGCCGCCGCTGTTCTACTTCGTGACCGCGGCCACGGGGTTCATCCTCGTGCTCGCGGCGAACACCGCGTTCAACGGTTTCCCCGTGCTGGGGTCCATCCTGGCGCGGGACGGACTGCTACCGCGCCAGCTGCACACCCGCGGTGACCGGCTGGCGTTCTCCAACGGCATCCTCACCCTGGCCGTGGTGGCGATCGCGCTGGTGTGGATCTTCGATGCCCGCGTCACCCTGCTGATCCAGCTCTACATCGTCGGGGTCTTCGTGGGCTTCACCCTCAGTCAGCTCGGCATGGTGCGGCACTGGACGCGTGAGATGCGCACGCAGGTGGATCGCCGGGTGCGCTCCTCGATGGCGCGCTCGCGCGCGATCAACGCCTTCGGCTTCGCGACCACGGCCGTGGTGCTGGCGATCGTGCTGCTGACGAAGTTCACGCGGGGCGCCTGGATTG
Protein-coding regions in this window:
- a CDS encoding inositol monophosphatase family protein translates to MSTSHADEPTDLSSAASGGTRLPPDVTVHELRTLAVDLATRAGALAHEMRAESVEVALTKSTLTDVVTRADLAAEALIRDELAQRRPMDGFLGEEGGLRPGTSGLTWVVDPIDGTVNYLYGREHYAVSVAAVLGDPTDVTAWTPVAGCVHGPAMGVTYTAGHGLGAHRNGAPLRMGAAPSLDQALVGTGFSYRPEVRRAQAELLVRWLPLVRDIRRAGAASLDLCDVARGGSDANVELGLHPWDVAAAALVVTEAGGEVCYLDGPLGRVSIAAAPGLMGPLRQAVAD
- a CDS encoding DUF4193 domain-containing protein; translated protein: MATDYDAPRKTDEDMSEDSLEELKARRAEKGSGTVDEDETEAAEGFELPGADLSGEELSVRVLPRQADEFTCTRCFLVHHRSQLASHDDLGPVCTECAG
- a CDS encoding DUF3093 domain-containing protein; this encodes MVREVITSEAHAERQWPSAAAWLLAPGAGITMALIVWPLAPGAALAVGLIVTVTCVLLLTRSAERVVVTDGGDPGLRVGPAFLDAWSIGEVTALDAEGTRLVLGPQADARAYLAHRGWISTAVKITVVDSEDPTPYWVVSTRRPEQLAQAVRAIRPPS
- the dut gene encoding dUTP diphosphatase; this translates as MTNPVPEVPEAADLDVPVRRIDDDLPLPSYARAGDAGADLYAAHDVDLAPGERALIGTGIAVAVPPGFVALVHPRSGLAARHGLTVLNAPGTIDAGYRGEVRVLLVNTDREATATIRRGDRIAQLVVQSVVHARFVPVAELNETQRGDGGFGSTGGHGAAGKGE
- a CDS encoding DUF3710 domain-containing protein, translating into MALFGRNRSRAEQAPEPSAAELEAVAQARAAREAREGTGGESGEAPQGQEDAGAVASQERSAGPWDVSEAPDRPGLVDLGALRIPGRAGMALRMELDRRTRRVVAANVTIGQSNLQLQAFSAPRTAGIWDDIRTQLAASIGKQGGSVKQGNGRFGPELLVLLPVKDAEGKPARRPARFLGVDGDRWFLRGVLTGAALVDKAAMLQMEEYFSEVVVARGDEPRPPAELLTLTMPTKSGAAGDAAAVPSAQPTDPTPPTVAEPGADA
- a CDS encoding OB-fold nucleic acid binding domain-containing protein, with protein sequence MGAPPGATERTRGFLASHEELRAADLRRWVAGLGVRTIAAIQPRERVEVAGTVRSVTYAPSGSIEPLRAELYDGTGSVELRWTGRHEVHGICPGRRLIASGMVAAPEPTASRCVLNNPRYTLLPGEHEQTGEIRR
- a CDS encoding DUF3159 domain-containing protein, producing MTGSQARPGGLGALAGGSSPLAALGGVRGMAESIAPGFVFIVVYLTTSEVVPAVIASVAVALVAVLARLARRSPLTYALGGLLGVAVGAIWAWRSGEASNYYVWGLITNAGFLLGVLVSIAVRWPVVGIVVAALGLSRPHQADAEPPVLETTWRRDPARMRRYTLASWLWAAAFALRLAVQVPLYLGDWVGWLGTARLVMGLPMWALVLWFTWLLVRSPAGPATAAPGSPRPGPDPTDRR
- a CDS encoding potassium channel family protein; translated protein: MRVVIAGAGSVGRSIARELLAHKHEVTLIDRNPAAMRVASVVTAEWLLGDACEMSTLEEAHLETCDVVVAATGDDKVNLVLSLIARNEYAVPRTVARVNNPKNEWMFDATWGVDVPVSTPRIMTALVEEAVSVGDLVKLFQLQASGAGVYEVTLGPSSGLVGRRVGEIPWPRDVVLATIIRGTVPISPTADDAVEGHDQLIFVIADRLDPDQDEDSPAQQLQALLDS
- a CDS encoding potassium channel family protein, yielding MGAGRVGTTLAETLESQGHSVAIIDSNADAFRRLSPDFSGRRVTGMGFDRDALTQAGIEEAYAFAAVSSGDNSNILAARVVRERFNVENVVARIYDAGRAELYSRLGIPTVATVRWTADQMLRRLMPARELTEFTDSSGQIALVEMELHTAWIGRPIEELESACGARVAYLTRWGVGEGVSPHTVLQENDVAHMVCPPAQANAVQRVLATPPGGNP
- a CDS encoding APC family permease gives rise to the protein MPAILDGVKRLLVGRPMASNRLGSTLLPKRIALPVFASDALSSVAYAPDEILLTLSIAGLTSYALSPWVGLAVAVVMLTVVASYRQTVRAYPSGGGDYEVVTANLGRTAGVGVASALLVDYTLTVAVSISTASQYLATIIPALYGYEAPVAIGLIVLLTMMNLRGVRESGITFAIPVYLFMAALGILAMVGSFQYLTGGLRPAESAAFELVAEPGFEQGLVGIGGAMLVARAFSSGCAALTGVEALNNGVPAFQEPKGRNAATTLLLLGAISVSMIFAILFLAQATGVHYAEDPHAQMSFQGQALPADYRQDPVIGQIAATVFQDVPPLFYFVTAATGFILVLAANTAFNGFPVLGSILARDGLLPRQLHTRGDRLAFSNGILTLAVVAIALVWIFDARVTLLIQLYIVGVFVGFTLSQLGMVRHWTREMRTQVDRRVRSSMARSRAINAFGFATTAVVLAIVLLTKFTRGAWIAVLLMAVVFVAMRAIASHYASVREELTLQDVSAARALPSRVQAIVLVSRVHKPTMRAISYARATRPSSLEAITVGVEPAEVELLRKEWDEAQIPVPLTVLDSPYREVTRPVVEYVARLRRRSPRDLVVVYVPEYVVGRWWERALHNQSAMRLKSRLQRSPGVVVASVPWQLVSAQEQGESRWDAPPVTLPGQTIGEDRE